ccctctcttctcttgcagcaaaaaggaaagaggagaaaatgataaaaaattaCCAGGAATAAAATCCTCTCTCTTTGAAAAAACTCAATGCCCTCTCCTACTCGTCTTCCTCATTGATGTCGATACGAAGCCATGAATGTTTTCTTTTGACCGGTTAACAAATACCCTCCCATTTGGTAGAAACTAAAACAGCGGCTTTCTTCTAAagatgttattattattattattattattatttatagaataaattggataaattaaaCCAAATGAATATAAGTATGTTCACAAGAATCAGTAAATAAAATATctaataataaaacaaaaagatACAACCTATTATTGTGATCCGATATAATCGATCATATAAGATAGCTAATATTGATAGATAATggatgaaaaaaatattgaataaaTATCTAAGTATCTCCTTCCAACTAAATATTAGTCCCTTGCATTATTTTCATCATCGGAGTAATTGTGTTATAAATTCTAACACTATCAAAAGCACCTTTCTCCTGAACACAAGCATTAAAATTGGCCTCGAGTATATAGGAAGGTAGTGGCtcccaaataaaataaaaaaattgtgagGATGCAGAAACTATATGAGAAGAGTTACAGATTATCCCTACTGTCGAAGTGTCTTTTGAAGGAGTATTAAAGAGAAATTTTTGAGCATGTGtaaatttttttagcaaaatTAATCGGGCACCTGTTTGAGCTTGTCGAGCAAAACAATTGTACTTTATCAGATACTTTTTATGGGAAAGGACAGAAAAATATCCATTTCTTCCTTGAAAACCCTTTGTATTTGTTATAATATATGAGTCCCTCTATTCTTAATTATCTGAGATGTTTGCAATCAAGTCCTCTTTTGGTACCTTATAGTCATAATATGAAAATCTCTCAATTTCTAATAACATTGGATAGTTTGCCTAGAAAAAAATACCTTCTAGTTGttttatcatcattttatcTAAGATGTCAGTTTTGCTTCTTGTTATTTTTGAAGTAGGAGATTTATTGGTAAGAGCGTGAATCATCCTTGCTTGACGAAGGAGCAAAGTAAAAGTCTGAGGGAAAAGAGAAAAGCAAAAGCATTATTTGGAATTCAACAACCAAAATATGGAGTGAATATCCATTCCATATCTCAATTTATTTCTCGACAAAATATAATATGAGTTATTGTAAATTTTTGGATAGCTAAGGATGTACTAACAATAATAACAgcatataaaaaataagaaaatgattAATAATAGCGATATTTTCTCAACTTTAGATTTGTCTCGGCGATGCCTCCTCAActttaaaaatttcaaatcaatctttcaagttttcaaattattttaaagcaGACCTTCCATTTATCTTTGTCAATAGATTAATAAGACGTAACCATCACATGATAGTATAAAACGGTAGTAGGATAAAAATACCCTTGATACATATTAAATGAGGTGGAGTCTCAAAGGATCATTCGTGTGAAACGGATCTTAAAGCACATATCTTAGAGCATCCTTAATATATGGCCCATAGTTAAGGATCATCAATCATACAAATCTCAAATACTCAAAACCCCTTCATTTATCTACCAGCATAGATCTCAGAGCATCTTTAGTACATAGCTCATAGTTAAGAATTATCtaatgcacagatctcaaaccTCTTCAAACTTCATTCACCGCTTGCATAGGTCTCAAAGCACTCTTAGTATATAACCTATAATTAAGGGCCACCAATCATgtggatctcaaagcactctgaACCTCTTCATTCATCCCCTTGAAAAGATCTAAAAGCATCCTTAGTGTATGGCCTATAGTTAAGGATCCCCCACCGTGTAGATcttaaaatattgaaaactccttCATTCATCTatttgcatagatctcaaagtgtCTTAGTATATGGCCCATAGTTAAGAATCAACCACGCTGCAAGtctcaaagcactccgaacCTTTTTATTTATCCATCTTCATAGATCTCTAAGCACTCCTCATATATGAACTATAGTTAAGGATCGCCTACTACATGGATCTCAAAAGCACTCTGAATCTCTTCATTCATCCACTTGGGTGGATCTCAAAGCATGCTTAATATATGGTCCATAGTTAAGAATCATCCATCATAtcgatctcaaagcactccaaacttCTTGATTCATCTGCTTGCAGAACAAAACATCCTTAGTATATAGCTTATAGTTAAGAATCAACTACTTCCAGATCTCAAAGTACTCCAAACTCCTCTACTCATCCGCATGGTCCAGAGATATTCATAGATGtccgaagaaagcaagagtATTTTGGTGATTCGCAGTGATAGGCCAACAACATCAGCTTGTTGGGAAAATGGAGGATTGCTTTGGAACGATATGGAAATCTAAATGATTGGTTTGAAATGTTTTAAAGTTGAGGGGGTGTATCTGAGATACATCCAAAGTTGAGGGGTTGTCACTATACTTATTCTAATGATTAATATATAAGCCTCCATGCTACACGAAGCCACCAAACAAGAACCATAGAGAAATAAAAGATGAGAATGCTTGACATTTTCTCTTTTGaacaagtcaaaaaaaaaatttattacgaGAAAGACAGCTCCACAGATCCAAGACTTCTAGCAAAAGGTTAGACTTGGAAAGGTCTAAAAGGAAACTAGTGAGAAGAAACCCAGACACATCACACTTTGAAAAATTCTAATCTATTAGATTCAATGAAGCAAACAAAATTTAGATGAGATGAGAATTGCTGCTGCAGTTCAGCATGACCAATTAAACTATCATATTGATGGAAAGCATCACTGGATGTATCCACTTTTAAAAACCAATTCAGTTGGTATCTTCTCGTTGACATGCAAGGCTCGCAAAAAGGGTAGGGCCTGCAAGTCCACAAGAAATGGATACATGAAGTAATAGCATGCACCCTTGCAGGATTATATTAAATCCATCCCATGGACCTTTGAAAAGTTGTTTATAAACCAATCATGCAGCAAAATCTAAGTCATATTAATGTAAGAAATCTAACTTTGTGGGACTTACAGTACCCATAATCCAGTAACACCATCGGAAAATGACGACTTGTCCAAATAGAACCTGAGATGCTGAGACCAATAAGATTACTTAGATGTAGAGGAAGCACACCAGATTACCCATGCAAAGAAAGGACCCACTGCTCTAATTATGCACGAAGATATTTGTGAGCCCCATCTATCGACAAGAAGCAGCAACGACTCGCCATAATTGCCACCTGAGGTAGAGCTTTTATATGTCCTTTTCCTGTTCctactctctttctttcttgccttttttttttttggtttgcttTTAGGGACATAGGGAGTGAACGATTCAACTGAAGGAAAAGATGAGATAATAAACAGTTTATCAACCCATTATTTTCTTAGGAAGCCAACTCCATGCATATTAGTGACAAGGACCGAGCTAGGAATGGGTCCACCCtatcaccatatttgaaaaataagttGCCTTACAGAGCATTGCCTGGAAGTTAATCCGAGGCCCGATTTTCAGAACCTCATCCTAAATGGCTAGCCAAAagttaatttttgaattttttaatcctatataagtattcaagatctccTCGGCAGATTAAACATACGCCTGCATGGATTCTTATATGTTCTCTCCATTTAAGCTCGGGCGTCATCGTTagactaagagttcaaatttactcaaatctaatcataagcccATAATTGCCCGTGGTTAACCTTCATGAACCCATGCTGCACATGGGATAGAAGCTCGCTTCCATGCATCACTACCATCTCGCATGCAGTACATAGAGAGCTTTGATTGTAGAATTGGATCCTCAACTTCAGTCCCCAAACTTGAAAGAATCCGGACTCCACAGAGGGCTATCAGAAAGCTCCAAAGCTGCTGATTGCTGAGCAATTTTTTCTCCCTGAAGTAACATTTACGAGTTGCCTTAGCATTGCTCTTTAGTAAtgctttcccttttctttttctttttctttttcttttttcctgttGAACAATTGCTACATATCTTGAATTCCCAAAGTGGCTTAGAACAATTGAACTCTGAATTCAATCTGCCAATGGTCATTTGTTTGTCATACTTGTTCGCATATCATTATCCTTGGCTTTGGAAACCAGATAAGCAATTCTTGGATTATGTTGTTATCCTTGGTGGGTATAGTAGGTGCCAGAATAAAATTAGGACAAAACTTGATTTGTGCTTGgataaaatattttgatcatCATCTAATCATCTGGTATCATAATATACAATTGACATATATTGGTTATTTTTTGTTGGAAAAGATAAGTATGCtcttttttcaattatttttgatGATCAACTGGCACAAAAAGAATGAGGATAACAGGGGTCTTAGGGATATCCAATGGGAGCACTAATTCCTGTTTATCCTTAGTTTGACCAAACAAATGGAGGCCAGCGGTCCCTGCAAATACTTATCCCAAGAACAACCAAGGATAACTTGTTCTCCACTCTCCAGGATAATATCAAGATTTCAGTGATGCCAATATCTCCCATTTAAAATAACTACTGACGCCAACTCAGTTTGTGTCATAACGCCATGCCACTGGAAGAAAACGTCATGCCACATCAGTTGTCCAACATCTCACCTTAAAATTCCATGGTTTTGTCCCAAAAACTCTGACGTGGCTATCAATGAGATTGACATGTCTTCGAGAAGCCGGCCGTTGGTTGGTAACAGACCTACTCTCCTACAtgattttctaaaagaaaatttagagtCTATTTGAATATTCCTTAGAAATTGGCCGGATTGATTTGATCTATGCCTAAATAGACTGCTCAATCTAAGAATCCAACAGAAACTTTAGTTGAATCCTACAAGAACCCTTGACTTCGTCCTTGAAAGGTAGGAAGGAGTCTTAAAACTCGAAACTTGGAGAAAAATAAGTTAGAAATCAACAGCCATCGTATTGAATTGTTTTGAACACGAAGGCCAAAGACTCGTAATCTCTCCTGAGACCGGACCAATTGGTTCTGTTTCTCTTCCCTCAATGCCCCTTGGctcgttcttcttcttcttttcttctttttttttttgcgcttaAAGCGGGTGCTTCATCCTTGGCTCGTTCTTTGCCTGGCTAAGaagttttgttcttttcttcccATGATGCccctaaaaaaaaggaaaaaaaagaagaaacaagatgataagggcaaaatgggaatttggGAGCTTGCTGTGTTGGGTCTTCttggggtagttctatatacaccccccctattgctcaggacaccccccaaaaaccaaaaagaaaatacccaaattaacctttagtgtaattaccatattgcccttgaaattttctcagtacacccccccttcctcctcctccgtttcgttttgaaaagaaaaaaaaaaacacccctcaaaccccccttaaacccctcgatccatttacatcgtttaggcgatctttgaaggagatttaagccccattcgaagcatggacaagcaactagtgatttgggacgaagaatcggccgcaaaggtacgtgttccaccttgttttgaattttttttttttgctccgttcggcactggatcgccgaacaaaaggcttctgttcggctgaacagtgccgaacagaagccttctgttcggcaaccctcaaccgaactcttctgttcggctgcacagtgccgaacagaaggcttctgtccggcactgtgcagccgaacagaagggttctgtccggctctgtgcagccgaacagaatgccggcgacgagagggagaagggggaacgggggggttttgggcgttggcgaggtgctttgggcggaacagttcaaaggaagacggagggggtttggccgccggcgaggtgcttgaggcgaggttttttgggcggaagggagaagccggcgggtgttttggaggggaagagcggggtggggggggggggtttggggggtgtagagagcaatttaggtgagagggtggggagggtgggggggtaatttaggaatttttaattttttaggggtgtccttagcaaatgggggggtgtagagagtatttaatttttttttaatttttggggggtgtcctgagcaatagggggggtgtatatagaaccacccgtcTTCTTGCAAGCTCCAATCTTAAAACGCCAACATAACCGGCTGTGGATGGAAAGACATGAATGCCCTTCAGGAAAAAAATAATCACGGTAAAAACCAATGAATTTTGTATAATTTTTTAAGCATAATTAGGTTGGAGCACCTACCAAGTTGACAAAAATGATACCTCTGGGAGCAGGTTTTGTGCACCCTAGAAATTCGCCTAGCAATGTGGGACAAGAAGGTTGGTATCTTGAATTGGAAATTAGTTTAATACAAGGGAGGTGATTGCTTGATATAATTGAGCTCtcgaagattttttttctttgccaaatcctaaggtgaaaCCTTATCTTCGATTAGAAATGAAGGGTCATGTTTCCTGTACGATGTGCCAGTTGATACGCAGAATTTATGTTGGAAGAGCAAAATTTCAATAATAGAGtaagccaaattgaagaaaGCTCGGGCCAGCTTAATTTGTGTTAGATTTTCGGCTAAGTCAACTTAGAGCTTGTCTCATGTTAAGAATTGAAGTTGCTGCTTGTTTGTTTGACACAGGAGTTCTTGTCTAATTGTTGAATTTTTCCAATATTTTGATCATTAGATTAATTTCTAACTACTCAAACTAAATAATTCTTATAAAAAATGGAAtaacttttatatatatatatatatatatatatatatatataactttggTTTTTTGTATTATTTCAATAAAGAATGCAAGTGAAATATGGAACTAAGTCCAACTTGAGCCATTTAAATTTGGGACAAGCTCTGCTCAGCTCAAATACTACTTGGAAATATGCGTTTATTGACCCAAATTTCCAGCTGAACAAAAGCACAGTCCAAGCATGTCGAGCCTTACTACCATTCCACGTGCAatgcatgtatgtgtgtgtgtgtgtgtgtgtgtgtgtgtgagatgAACCAGTTTGACCCCACCAACTAGTGAAATTAATGGCTGTGATCCTATTTTACTCGCAGCTTTTTATCATTCATGAAAAATGATACTTAtacttttatttttggttggtgCACTTGTTTAGTAGTGAAAACAAGAGGGGTGGACTTAATAAAGTATGATTTATTTGCAGAacagatgatgagatgaagatgAAGTTAACTGATGGTGTTTGCACTATGATTTAAAGAAAGATTTTAAGGTACTGGTTTCATTTGAAATATGATTTCTTTGCGTTGCTTATAGAAACTAGCAAGTAGCAAGCATTTATCTGGTTCGATGTTCTGAACCGGATCTAGCTGGATGAGGACAGACCCAAAAGAAAGGTCCAAATTTGAGGTATGGATttctaaattttataaaaagatgGTAAGTAGTTCCCCTAAAGACGATATAATAGTTGGAAAGAGACTAGATAGTCACAGTTATGGCTATTGCACATGCAACATGCTAATAAGAGAATGATTCATGAGCTAATCAATGGTTTGAATAATAGCCATCTTGAGGTCTTGACAGGTCCATTAGATGCTCTTTTGCATAAAATACATACACAATTTTGAACCATTATATGTGCGCAAACCATATCAAAGAGTTTGGCTACTTAGCCTTAAATATGATACATGGTAGATTTTAATCTGTTTTAAAGGAGATATAACAAGCAGCATTAGCATTATAGATTGATGGAGCTCGATACGTCCCTTCTGGAAAAATAATGCAAATACCAGCTTAACATTATTGCATAAGCAATGTCTCAAACAGCAATTTCAGAACCATATTCTTTCAGGTTTTGttcattcaaaaatcagttGAATATTTTTGATAGACTGCACATTCCTCAACAAGGACTTAAATGTAGATCCACTGAAATAGATGAAAACTTTTGGCTTGATTTCATGACAGACTAGTAACTCAAAATTCTTACAGAATCAGAAACACTCCACATTAGTTCTTGCTAGAGGCTAATGTGGCTCACCTCATTGTGTTAACTGTGGCATTAGCTGCTCTGCTGGTTCTCTTAGAGGCACTCTTtcaatttttgaagcttgctcaTTGCCGTCAACCGATGGTTTTATGAATGCATTGAAAATTATATTGTTGAATATGGTAAGTATGACAAGCGCAACCGCAATATATGAAAGGTATGATCCAGAAATTTCAGGCATTTCATCAATCCTCATGCCGGTCATTCGATCTCTTTCCAGATTAAGATCTGCTATTTCATACATTGAAATTGCATAATATTAGGTAAACTGGCAGCAAAGGTGAACAAAATACACTAGAAGACaggattttgaatttatttgGCAAGATGGCAGTATATCTTAAGATgagcaaagaaatatttttattttaataaacgaACCAGTTACCTACCTAATTTCCTGCTATTCTGAATTTGCTAGGCCATATGTATTGTTACtgcaagaatattttttttttgatgggagaagaaaaaaaggtgtGGTCAGCCCCCTCCTTTTCACTCCAAGGTTCACTCCTGATGTGCCGATCTGATCAAAAGGCATTATCAGGTGGCAAAATTGGCTGGGGCCACGCTAGGGACATTTTAGATGATGCATGTTTTATAAGGTGAGCAGCACAACGAGAACATAAATCTCATGTAGAAGAGCTTGTTCAATTCCGCTATCTATTGCTCAGTGAAACCACAGGGCTCAGTATAACCAatgggaaaggaaaagaaatgatCTTAAAATTTATTAGAAAATTTTCATTGGTTTTATTGGATATGTACAGAAAGAATGATGTGCAGAGACTGCAAATGCACTGCCCGAGAAAGTTCAGCACTAGTAGTGGTGAATGTGGATgataggaggaagaagaaaatggcAGACTAACAATTAGAGGGAAAgcagaaaaatatatatgtaccaGAAAAATGATGTATCAGGcattagaaataagatcaacgAGGCCATTGGAGAATTTAAAAAGTAGGCGATAAAAACTTGGTGGTTGAATGTCAAGTTCAAAGGTTATCAATAAACAAATGTCCTACTTATAGGAACGGCAGTGAAGAATCGAGGCCAGAAGAGCTAGTATGGGAAAGTATGCTCTTGACAAGAAAATGAGGATCCACAATGAAGAAGCTTGGTAATGATATGGCCAACCGAAAAAAGAGATTTCTAATATTTGGGTGGACTAGGACTAGCATAGTTTGGAGGAATCACATTACTGAAATAGATCAACTAATTTAATTCAAGATCTGCCTCACTTTCAGTGCTTACTTGGCTTCGACCTGACAACTACAGAGACTGGTGAACCTCCTCTATTGCACAGGTTTTGGCACATAtccattttgttttgttttgttattctgcttattttgtgaaaaaaaaagatggatcCACTATTTGGTGCTTTGATCTTGTAAGATTATGTAATTCCACAGAGACATGGCCGCTTGGGTGTTAAGTGCACACAATACTGTCGATTTTCCAGATTTTACCCGCCCAACAAATAGATATGCACAAAGTCCCTAAGTTTAGATGAATTAATGTAAAACAATGAATAAAATaggtttttttttcagttttcttcttcttttcagttAAAAGCCTTGGACCTGGGCATTTAATGTATGTTAGGATACTTCAGATTATCACAGGGTACTCCATGCATCCCCATAATATCGAAATACACGAGAAACTCCACTTTGccactccttcctctctctctctctatatctatccatctatctatctatctatcttctTTTTCCCTCGCTCTCATTGTCATTCAGGATCATGAAAGCTAATAAGAACTCTAAACAATTGTGGAAACCTAGATAGGCTTGCATGGTTTCTTCTTATAGATCTTCATTTTGTCCAAGTAAAGCAGCTCCAAACAAATAGGAACGCACTTCTTTCCAAATATAAGTCGTCAGTTTAcctatcatcatcttatcttaTACCTTGTCCAATATTTAAATTTATCGATAAGTAGAAACTTTAAGCCATCATTAACTCATACAATGCTTTCTTGGGTTTCTGGTTCTTTAGAATATATGATCAAGCTGGCTAGAATTTGTTCCAAGTTGCATGCAAATAAAGGCAGCCCCCAGTTATTGACAATTCCATGACTTCCCACTAATCATCATCAATTAACACTGAGTTTCTTGAAATTTACTCACAATGCTTTGTACTACATGATAAACCAAGAAATGTTTTACTTAGATGCCTGAGTTGTACTTTCTATCTACCTTTTAGATAATGCAAACTTTtgtattccatattttatatataacaaACATCAAACAATGATAATAGTAGCAGTAACCATGACAATGATGAAACCATAACCATAGCCATCAAGCATGTCCAACTACTTGTGGTCAGTCTTATGACTCCTCATTTGCCACAATTTCCTATTTAGGGCCATCCCTGAAGTAACAATAATGatataaaatcataaaataatataatatatatatgaaccatataatatcaaattctaTATCCCTAATATcataatatcatcatcaaaatcattgttagttttctttttatacCATTAAGATTGCAAAATTTTATACTTTttgtttgggaaaaaaaatatagttcTCAAGGAATTTGAGTACAGAATGTAACTCTGGGTTTATGTCTTGCTCATATTCTTCCTTCCCTCTTTTCCGATAAATTTCAGCCTTACAATTTAAATCATCCAATCCAATGTCCAAACTATCAAACCTTCCCCTCTCTGTACCATACAAGGATTACGGCATGAGCACTACTAAAAATCATATGGATGGACTATAtgtagcaaaagaaaaaaaaatcccagaaaattttaagaaaagagGGAGCAAAATAGAAAATTACCCTTCATTAAATACCCAACCAGCCAAGATAAGTAATAAGGAATTAAACTTCAAGAATTCAGCGTCATGAAGACTGACTTTGTTAATTTCATAAGGTAAGAAACGGAGGATGTAATTATGAAACAGAGAAAGAGTAGTTAAAATAAAATGAATACCggagagggaagaggaggagggccgCTTCTTCGGAAGGGATTCCCCCTGAGAGAGTGTCTGTAGCTGCTGGTCGAGCTTCTGAAGCGCTTCCCGGGCCTTCTCCCGGTCGATTTCGAACtggctttcttctttctctgcGGCACCACTCGGAGGAGGAGAAAACCTTCTTCTGCTCGATCTCCATGACAGACCGAGCCTTGTGGTGTGCTTACGGCGGCCAACATTGGCATCTAAACATGATGACAAGGCTGCGGGTTTGGAGTGGAAGAAGATGTTTGTCAGCATCGTGGAAGCAGCATCGATTACGCTTTGCAGCAGTTCATAGTTGGCGGCGCTGGCGCTGCTGGCCGACACCTCTGAGTGGATAACGGGTGAAATCTAATTAACTGTTAGTGTCTTTCCAAGATATGAAGGAGGGACGAGGTGGACTGAGTCGAAGGCTGGAACCAGATCTTTATCGACTGGAAGTAATCTTTTGGAATGGAACGTCCATCGTTTCATCCATCCGGTGGCAAGAAATAATACCATCCAAGCGAAGTCTTAAGATATTTTGCATTTCAGTGCTATTTTCTATCCGCATATCATTAGTCAAATGAGTTGATGGATTCAACCAACCTGGATCGAAATTGAGGCAGGTTAGCTATGATGACTGATAAGAAATAGAAGTTTTTATTAGCCGTATGTACCATGTGATGCTTACTGATTAAGTATCATGTATCTGAAAGAGGGTGCATGTATCTTTCAGCTAGCATACTTTTGCCTTCTAAATATCACCAAAATTCATGTTTCTTCGCCCATCCAACAATGCACAAGAATTCTCTCTTTATTGCGATTTTGCTCTCTTTCTGTGAAAGTATAAGCAACAAAAAATACCTAATCAGAATagctataaaattattttattggtTTAGATGATTGTTATTTTTCATTTCATTTACACAATTAGTATTGTGAACCGAGGATCGTTCCGATAGTCACACCTCTGTGTTTGGTAGTCAGGCTCCTCCTCCTGAGCTGAGCTCCTACTTCACAAACAACACCTTCTCTGGCTTTCTCATACTCTGCCTCCTATAAGCATTGCTAGGAAAAGATACAAGTATTTAGTTTGGGCAGATTATTTATAATTCCTAGGGAAGTCAGATGCTGGCAGGCATCTTTGGTTATATCAGTCGTTTGCAGCCAACAAGGAACATGGAGTCTTAAATCTTCACCCAATACCCTGGACATTATTCCAGTGGATCAACATCATTTAAACTGCTTAACCCAAAAAAGTGATGCCATACTGCTAACAAAAAAATATGGAAATGAAAATTTCTACTTCCCGTACAATTTTTCAAGCTCATGATTAATTTTCTCTGAGTGTCCTAATGAAAAATAATTTGATGACGGAAATTGACGCAAATGCCCATCTTTATACAAATTCCCAGTCGATGATCATAATTAGTTTATCAGCATTTTCTGTTCTTCTACCAATAGCCAATGCTTGCTTCAAGATGTAATCATTACTTGGTTAAAAAATGATATCAAAGGATTCAGAGGTGCTTTCTTATTGTTTGATTTGTATCACAAAtatgatcattgaaagacaaacagagagagagagagagagagagagagagagagagagagagagagagaggggaaaaaCCCTAACATAGAGCATTTAACATAATTAAGAGCCCCCAAATCAGAGCATCGTTCTGAGGTTCttaataattatatatacaCCTTGACAACAAGGCACCAACCTTATTACAGTGAAGCTGTAAGTTATGGTAGATTTAAGGTAAGGCACCTGTGCATGTTGCTATGATGTTACAGTGGGCTGTAGAGGAGGACGTTTATATAGAATCTCAGCAGAGATTAAATTAGGATATAAATAGTGCCGCAGAAGGAATTGGTGTCAAACCAAATGTGCAGAAGTTCATAGCAGAGCAGCACAAACTATCAGACAAAACTTCACTTTCTCTTTGCAAACTTTGCATTTTTGCACATTCGGATACTTGAAGGAGTGACCTCTACCAATTCATCTTCTTGAATGTATTCGATGCAGTCATCCAAACTGTAACTTAAGGGTGTATCAAGGACCACTGcataaagattaaaaaaagagagatcaaTTTAGCACAATTTTAGCATAGTAGACTGGTCTACCATGAGTTCTGGTACAtgacaataaataaaaatatgcaaTAAAATATATAGTTTTAAGCATCATATTTAATGTTTGTGGCTGGAGAACATATTTAAGTTGATATT
The sequence above is drawn from the Phoenix dactylifera cultivar Barhee BC4 unplaced genomic scaffold, palm_55x_up_171113_PBpolish2nd_filt_p 000007F, whole genome shotgun sequence genome and encodes:
- the LOC103704561 gene encoding uncharacterized protein LOC103704561 isoform X1 is translated as MLTNIFFHSKPAALSSCLDANVGRRKHTTRLGLSWRSSRRRFSPPPSGAAEKEESQFEIDREKAREALQKLDQQLQTLSQGESLPKKRPSSSSLSADLNLERDRMTGMRIDEMPEISGSYLSYIAVALVILTIFNNIIFNAFIKPSVDGNEQASKIERVPLREPAEQLMPQLTQ
- the LOC103704561 gene encoding uncharacterized protein LOC103704561 isoform X2 — translated: MLTNIFFHSKPAALSSCLDANVGRRKHTTRLGLSWRSSRRRFSPPPSGAAEKEESQFEIDREKAREALQKLDQQLQTLSQGESLPKKRPSSSSLSDLNLERDRMTGMRIDEMPEISGSYLSYIAVALVILTIFNNIIFNAFIKPSVDGNEQASKIERVPLREPAEQLMPQLTQ